A region of the Pseudomonas sp. A34-9 genome:
GTACGCACACATCGCCAACCTCAACGGCACGCCGGGTGTTTACTCGATGCCGGTGCCGATGATGAACATCATCAACGGTGGCGAGCACGCCGATAACAACGTCGACATCCAGGAATTCATGGTGCAGCCGGTTGGCGCCAAGTCGTTCTCGGAAGGTCTGCGCATGGGCACCGAGATTTTCCATCACTTGAAAGCTGTGCTGAAGGCTCGTGGCCTGAGCACTGCCGTTGGCGACGAAGGCGGTTTCGCACCGAACCTGGCGTCCAACGAAGACGCGCTGAAAGTGATCTCCGAAGCTGTTGCCAACGCCGGTTACAAACTGGGCACTGACGTGACCCTGGCCCTGGACTGCGCGGCCAGCGAATTCTACGAAGACGGCAAGTACAACCTGTCCGGCGAAGGCCAGGTGTTCACTGCTGAAGGTTTCGCTGACTACCTGAAAGGCCTGACCGAACGTTACCCGATCATCTCGATCGAAGACGGTCTGGACGAGTCCGACTGGGCTGGCTGGAAAATCCTCACCGACAAGATCGGCGAGAAGACTCAACTGGTGGGCGACGACCTGTTCGTGACCAACACCAAGATCCTGAAAGAAGGCATCGACAAAAAGATCGCCAACTCGATCCTGATCAAGTTCAACCAGATCGGCACCCTGACCGAAACCCTGGAAGCCATCCAGATGGCCAAGGCTGCCGGTTACACAGCAGTGATCTCGCACCGTTCGGGCGAAACCGAAGATTCGACCATTGCCGACCTGGCTGTGGGTACTTCGGCTGGCCAGATCAAGACCGGTTCGCTGTGCCGTTCCGACCGCGTTTCCAAGTACAACCAACTGCTGCGTATCGAAGAGCAGTTGAATGGCAAGGCCAAGTACAACGGTCGCAGCGAGTTCCGCGGCTAAGTACAAATCGATGGAAGGACACCGGATTGTGTCGAAAAAGTCGTGACAGCGATGGATTTGCCACTAATCTGATGCCTTAACAGCACAAGCCTGGGTCTTCCAGGCTTCGTGCTATCAGATGCTCCAAAGTTTTGGCGTGGCTGTCTTTTTTCACTGGATACCTGATATTCGATGCGCAGTCCTTACTGGTTGTTTCTCGTTTTGCTCTTGCTACTGGCTGGTCTGCAGTACCGCCTGTGGGTGGGCAATGGCAGTCTGGCGCAAGTCGCCGAGCTGAATCAGCAGATTGCTGATCAACACGCCGAGAACGAAGGTTTGCTGGAGCGCAACCGGGTGATGGACGCTGAAGTCAGCGAGTTGAAAAAGGGCATGGAGACCGTTGAAGAGCGGGCTCGTCACGAGCTGGGCATGGTCAAGGACGGCGAAACCCTTTACCAGTTGGCCCAATGATCAATTCCCTGCCGGCCTTCTGGGCCGTGATTCCTGCCGCGGGCGTCGGTGCCCGAATGGCCGCGGACCGTCCCAAGCAATACTTGCAACTGGGCGGGCGCACAATTCTCGAACACAGCCTCGGCTGTTTCCTCGATCACCCAAGCCTCAAAGGGTTGGTGGTCAGTCTTGCGGTTGACGATCCTTACTGGCCGAACCTGGTCTGCGCCAACAATCCACGAATTCATCGGGTTGAGGGTGGGGCCGAGCGTTCTGGCTCGGTACTCAATGCCTTGCTGCACCTGCATGCGCAAGGTGCCGATGATGAGGATTGGGTACTCGTGCACGATGCGGCACGACCGAATCTGAGTCGCGAAGATCTCGACAAATTACTGGATGAACTGGCGGATGATCCGGTGGGCGGTTTGCTGGCGGTGCCTGCACGCGACACGTTGAAGCGGGTCGACAGGCACGGTCGGGTGGTTGAGACCGTGGATCGCAGCGTGATCTGGCAGGCGTATACGCCGCAGATGTTTCGCCTCGGGGCTTTGCATCGGGCATTGGCCGATAGTCTGGTGGCGGATGCCGTGATTACTGATGAAGCTTCGGCGATGGAGTGGGCAGGCCTGGCGCCGCGTCTGATTGAAGGGCGGGCGGATAACCTCAAGGTGACCCGACCGGAAGATCTCGAATGGTTGCGTCAGCGTTGGGCGAATCGCCGCTGATTGCTGTGGCGCTTTTCAGATTGCCTTCGCGAGCAGGCTCGCTCCCACCTTTGAATTACGCCGAACACGAATCTTGTATCCACTGAAGATCCCTGTGGGAGCGAGCCTGCTCGCGAAAGCGGTAGTTCAGGCAACCCATCATTCAGCTTCGATACTCCGGCCGTTCAGCCATCCCAACCTTCAAAAAGTCCACCAACTTGCGCACCTTCGGCGACAAATGCCGCTGCTGCGGATACAGCGCCCACACCGCCGTATTTGGCGGTTGATGCGCCTCCAGCAACGAAATCAACGCGCCACTGTGCAGGTGCTCCAGCACGTAATAATCCGGCAACTGACACAGCCCAACCCCCTGCAACGCCGCATCCAGCACCGCCTGCCCACTGTTGCAGCGCCAGTTTCCCTGCACGCGTTGAGAAAACTCCCGCCCGTTTTGCTCAAGCTGCCAAATGTCCGAGCTGCCGATCAGGCAGTTATGCCGGCTCAGTTCCGACAAACTGTGTGGGCGACCGTACCGCTCAATGTAGGACGGTGACGCGCAGAGATACATTCGCCTTGGCGCCAGGCGGGTCGCGACCAACCGCGAGTCCTGCAACCGACCGAGACGAATCGCCAGGTCCAGTCCTTCGTGCACCAGGTCGAGTTGGCGATTGCTCAGTTCGATATCGATGCGCAACTGCGGATACAGCCCCATGAACCGCGTTACCAACGGCACGATAAAGCGTTCGCCGTAAGCCACGGCACAGGTCATGCGCAGCATGCCTTTCGGCTCGCTGGTCAGGTCGCCAACCGCACGCAAGGCTTCTTCGCGACCATCCTGCAAGCGTTGGCAATGTTGCAGAAAGGTCTGCCCGGCCTCGGTCAGTGTCACGCGCCGGGTACTGCGATAGAGCAGGCGCGTCTGAAGCCGCTCTTCCAGTCGTACGATTTGTCGACTGATGTGGGAGGAAGAAACCCCAAGACGTTCGGCAGCGGCAGTGAACTGACTGCATTCAGCAACGGCGACGAACTCGTCGATGCCTTCCCAGCGGTTTTCGGACATCGGGATTATCCCTGTATGGCAATAATGTTTTGCTTTTGCCTCGATTATTCATCGTAAGGCCATGTATTACACTCCTTGTCTGGTTTTTTATTCATTGGATTCACTGGAGAGTCAGCATGATCAAGTCGCGCGCCGCCGTTGCCTTCGAGGCCAAGAAGCCGCTGGAA
Encoded here:
- the eno gene encoding phosphopyruvate hydratase; this encodes MAKIVDIKGREVLDSRGNPTVEADVLLDNGIIGSACAPSGASTGSREALELRDGDKSRYLGKGVLKAVANINGPIRDLLLGTDPSDQKALDHAMIKLDGTENKATLGANAILAVSLAAAKAAAQDQDLPLYAHIANLNGTPGVYSMPVPMMNIINGGEHADNNVDIQEFMVQPVGAKSFSEGLRMGTEIFHHLKAVLKARGLSTAVGDEGGFAPNLASNEDALKVISEAVANAGYKLGTDVTLALDCAASEFYEDGKYNLSGEGQVFTAEGFADYLKGLTERYPIISIEDGLDESDWAGWKILTDKIGEKTQLVGDDLFVTNTKILKEGIDKKIANSILIKFNQIGTLTETLEAIQMAKAAGYTAVISHRSGETEDSTIADLAVGTSAGQIKTGSLCRSDRVSKYNQLLRIEEQLNGKAKYNGRSEFRG
- the ispD gene encoding 2-C-methyl-D-erythritol 4-phosphate cytidylyltransferase, encoding MINSLPAFWAVIPAAGVGARMAADRPKQYLQLGGRTILEHSLGCFLDHPSLKGLVVSLAVDDPYWPNLVCANNPRIHRVEGGAERSGSVLNALLHLHAQGADDEDWVLVHDAARPNLSREDLDKLLDELADDPVGGLLAVPARDTLKRVDRHGRVVETVDRSVIWQAYTPQMFRLGALHRALADSLVADAVITDEASAMEWAGLAPRLIEGRADNLKVTRPEDLEWLRQRWANRR
- a CDS encoding LysR substrate-binding domain-containing protein, producing MSENRWEGIDEFVAVAECSQFTAAAERLGVSSSHISRQIVRLEERLQTRLLYRSTRRVTLTEAGQTFLQHCQRLQDGREEALRAVGDLTSEPKGMLRMTCAVAYGERFIVPLVTRFMGLYPQLRIDIELSNRQLDLVHEGLDLAIRLGRLQDSRLVATRLAPRRMYLCASPSYIERYGRPHSLSELSRHNCLIGSSDIWQLEQNGREFSQRVQGNWRCNSGQAVLDAALQGVGLCQLPDYYVLEHLHSGALISLLEAHQPPNTAVWALYPQQRHLSPKVRKLVDFLKVGMAERPEYRS
- the ftsB gene encoding cell division protein FtsB, coding for MRSPYWLFLVLLLLLAGLQYRLWVGNGSLAQVAELNQQIADQHAENEGLLERNRVMDAEVSELKKGMETVEERARHELGMVKDGETLYQLAQ